From a region of the uncultured Desulfatiglans sp. genome:
- the glnK gene encoding regulatory protein, P-II 2, for nitrogen assimilation by glutamine synthetase, regulates GlnL (NRII) and GlnE (ATase) (Evidence 2a : Function from experimental evidences in other organisms; Product type r : regulator), whose product MKLIKAIIKPFKLDEVKDAILQLGVGGITITEVKGFGRQKGHKEIYRGAEYVVDFLPKTKIEVVVPTDLVPRVIEVIKEKAYTGSIGDGKIFVLPVEKAIRIRTGEEDTDAI is encoded by the coding sequence ATGAAATTGATCAAAGCCATCATCAAACCGTTCAAGCTGGACGAAGTCAAAGACGCGATCCTGCAGCTGGGGGTCGGGGGGATCACCATCACCGAGGTCAAGGGATTCGGGCGCCAGAAGGGGCACAAAGAGATCTATCGCGGGGCCGAGTATGTCGTCGATTTTCTGCCGAAGACGAAGATCGAGGTCGTCGTCCCGACCGATCTGGTGCCACGGGTCATCGAGGTCATCAAAGAGAAGGCCTACACCGGCAGCATCGGAGACGGCAAGATCTTTGTCCTGCCGGTCGAAAAGGCCATTCGCATTCGCACGGGGGAGGAGGACACGGATGCCATTTGA
- the glnD gene encoding Bifunctional uridylyltransferase/uridylyl-removing enzyme, whose amino-acid sequence MTSKDLRTQISIVSRFVSDRTELVRKFISLKSGFRFCQAYTELVDRFTRRLFFEAGLKKRAREPRNKPFIILALGSYGRRELCFGSDIDFMVIHEGREDPELNEIIPRALYPLWDAHLEVGHATLTIPACIRLAMEDFTVLTALLDARPILGSRPFYDLFEQAFLSRLFREREKILKHFMAARRKQEEQFRTEAFFVEPDIKEGPGGLRDLHFMNWMARIYFSCVRFSQIRRFAVFSHFDLYTLAHSKSFLLKVRNQLHFLAQRKEDRLLLTYQKDLADRLGYTDDPNLSAPLKFMKNVYRHLNRIRYGYEAFQVKALDIIHPSPADENASIGPFFQVTNGNLVLRQDLSLKTDPGLILKALEQANEQGLFWGSGLIWEARRIIARSKRRLLGLQDARPALLRVLSRPRNPKIIRLALEIGLLELFIPEFKRIRNLPELGFYHVDTVDIHSLRTAEVLEQMSEGAYDERWPIFRAVFEGLPHPERLFLAGVLHDVGKGYPDDHSVKGAALVRPILRRFGIDRAAAEAIAALVRHHLLLARVSQRRDLSDEKTSVQTAQTVQSTELLDMLFLLTAADSFATGPMARTEWKLHLITELYAKTRRILEKDTLATPHATRRFTEQKKQVLKSLKGRFPARDVRRLLEQISSRYFIGTPIEDVVAQVALALDLGESPFAWSVRRRADAPVTRILQCIRDRRGLFSDLAGVFTLNNIGVLSAQIFTLKNGLAFDIYEVTNPLDPLREDETWGRVREQITQVLRGEFSLDERIAKKEEGQLSQAVSWITWPRSVQIDNEASDFFTIVEVAADARMGLLYRIAKVLTAHGLDIRFATVNRDQEKLLGVFYVQTPEGEKLFDPLPIDRVRRSIQEVIQ is encoded by the coding sequence ATGACCTCCAAAGATTTGCGCACTCAAATTAGCATCGTTTCGCGGTTCGTCTCCGATCGGACCGAACTGGTCCGTAAATTCATCTCATTGAAGAGCGGCTTCCGTTTCTGCCAGGCCTACACAGAGCTCGTGGATCGATTCACCCGGCGCCTCTTCTTCGAGGCCGGCCTGAAGAAGCGTGCGCGCGAACCGCGGAACAAACCCTTCATCATCCTCGCCCTCGGCAGCTATGGCCGGAGGGAACTCTGTTTCGGCTCGGACATCGACTTCATGGTCATCCACGAGGGCCGTGAAGATCCTGAACTGAACGAGATCATCCCCCGCGCCCTTTACCCGCTCTGGGACGCCCACCTCGAGGTGGGGCACGCGACGCTGACGATCCCCGCCTGCATCCGCCTGGCCATGGAGGATTTCACGGTCCTTACGGCCCTTCTGGACGCCCGGCCGATCCTCGGGTCGCGCCCCTTTTACGATCTTTTCGAGCAGGCGTTTCTCTCACGTCTCTTTCGTGAACGCGAAAAGATCCTCAAGCACTTCATGGCCGCTCGCCGAAAACAGGAAGAGCAGTTTCGCACCGAGGCCTTTTTCGTCGAGCCCGACATCAAGGAAGGACCGGGGGGGCTCAGGGACCTCCATTTCATGAACTGGATGGCGAGAATCTATTTTTCCTGCGTCCGGTTCAGCCAGATCCGCCGTTTTGCCGTCTTCTCGCACTTCGATCTCTATACGCTCGCCCACTCGAAAAGCTTCCTTCTCAAGGTCCGCAACCAGCTGCACTTCCTTGCGCAGCGCAAGGAGGACCGCCTGCTGCTCACCTACCAGAAGGATCTGGCCGACCGCCTCGGCTACACGGACGACCCGAACCTCAGCGCACCGCTCAAGTTCATGAAGAACGTCTATCGACACCTGAACCGCATCCGATATGGATACGAAGCCTTCCAGGTCAAGGCCCTCGATATCATCCACCCATCCCCTGCCGATGAGAACGCGTCGATCGGCCCCTTTTTCCAGGTGACCAACGGGAATCTCGTCCTCCGCCAGGACCTATCGCTCAAGACCGACCCCGGCCTCATCCTGAAGGCCCTCGAGCAGGCGAACGAACAGGGCCTCTTCTGGGGATCCGGCCTGATCTGGGAGGCCCGGCGGATCATCGCCCGGTCGAAGCGCCGCCTCCTGGGCCTCCAGGACGCCCGCCCGGCGCTCCTGCGCGTCCTCAGCCGCCCGCGCAACCCGAAAATCATCCGTCTCGCGCTCGAAATCGGGCTCCTGGAGCTGTTCATCCCCGAGTTCAAGCGGATCCGCAACCTGCCCGAACTTGGCTTCTACCACGTCGACACGGTGGATATCCATTCGCTCCGGACGGCGGAGGTGCTGGAACAGATGTCCGAAGGGGCATACGACGAACGGTGGCCCATCTTCCGTGCGGTCTTCGAGGGCCTCCCCCATCCGGAACGTCTGTTTCTGGCCGGGGTCCTTCACGATGTCGGGAAAGGCTATCCGGACGATCACAGCGTGAAAGGGGCGGCACTGGTTCGGCCGATCCTCCGGCGCTTCGGCATCGATCGAGCGGCGGCGGAAGCCATCGCCGCCCTGGTCAGGCACCACCTCCTTCTTGCCCGCGTGTCGCAGCGCCGCGATCTGAGCGATGAGAAGACCTCCGTTCAGACGGCACAGACCGTGCAATCCACCGAACTCCTCGACATGCTCTTCCTCCTCACCGCAGCGGACAGCTTCGCCACGGGCCCGATGGCGCGCACGGAGTGGAAGCTCCACCTCATCACGGAGCTCTATGCGAAGACCCGGCGGATCCTCGAGAAGGACACCCTCGCAACCCCCCACGCCACCCGCCGATTCACCGAGCAGAAAAAACAGGTCCTCAAATCCCTCAAAGGCCGCTTCCCGGCCCGAGACGTGCGAAGGCTCCTCGAACAGATCTCCTCGCGCTACTTCATCGGCACGCCCATCGAGGACGTGGTGGCGCAAGTGGCCCTCGCCCTCGATCTCGGTGAATCCCCCTTCGCCTGGTCCGTGCGCAGGAGAGCGGATGCGCCGGTGACACGCATCCTCCAGTGCATCCGGGATCGGAGGGGGCTTTTCAGCGACCTGGCCGGGGTTTTCACGCTCAACAACATCGGGGTTCTTTCGGCCCAGATCTTCACCCTCAAGAACGGACTGGCCTTCGACATCTACGAGGTGACCAATCCCCTCGATCCCCTGCGGGAGGACGAAACATGGGGGCGCGTCAGGGAGCAGATCACGCAGGTGCTGCGAGGCGAGTTCTCACTGGACGAGCGCATTGCGAAGAAAGAGGAAGGGCAGCTTTCCCAGGCCGTCTCGTGGATCACGTGGCCCAGGTCGGTCCAGATCGACAACGAGGCCTCCGATTTTTTCACGATCGTGGAGGTCGCGGCGGACGCCCGGATGGGGCTACTGTACCGCATCGCCAAGGTCCTGACGGCGCACGGGCTCGACATCCGCTTCGCCACCGTCAACAGGGACCAGGAAAAGCTGCTGGGTGTGTTCTACGTGCAGACCCCCGAGGGGGAAAAGCTCTTCGACCCCCTGCCGATCGACCGGGTCCGCCGGTCGATCCAGGAGGTCATCCAGTAA
- a CDS encoding conserved hypothetical protein (Evidence 4 : Unknown function but conserved in other organisms) has protein sequence MPGFEVLGEEERKEILDVLSRKVLFRYEFDKERQGIYKVAEFEKAFADYCGAGWALAVSSGTAALRVALAALGIGPGDEVITQGFTFVATWEAILDIGAVPVFAEIDGTFCLDPEDIARRITPRTRAIVPVHMCGGQARIEAIIEEACRFELPVIEDTAQSCGGRIGGKHVGTYGRMGTFSFDSVKTMTTGEGGMVLFQDEEAYIRASEYHDHGHDHDPAVGRGLEKRNFIGFNFRMMELQGALGLAQLRKLNRAILAPQRENKRRIQEVLSKIPQVQLRSSPDPDGDIGSFLMFSLPTADQARSFAQVMKEAGCPPVYWYDNTWHYYGHWEHLLGGKTPFRSGYPFRTPEGALRCAYDPEALPRTAERLSRCLTIPIQIRMDEQIPKIIAAVQKAAGIL, from the coding sequence ATGCCGGGTTTTGAAGTGCTGGGGGAAGAAGAGCGGAAAGAGATCCTGGATGTTTTGTCGCGCAAGGTCCTGTTCCGCTATGAGTTCGACAAGGAGCGGCAGGGGATCTACAAGGTCGCGGAGTTCGAGAAGGCCTTCGCCGACTATTGCGGCGCCGGATGGGCGCTGGCGGTCTCCTCCGGGACGGCGGCGCTGCGGGTGGCCCTGGCGGCCCTCGGGATCGGGCCGGGGGACGAGGTGATCACCCAGGGATTCACCTTCGTGGCGACCTGGGAGGCGATCCTGGACATCGGGGCGGTGCCGGTGTTTGCCGAGATCGACGGCACCTTCTGCCTCGATCCGGAGGATATAGCGCGCAGGATCACCCCGCGGACCAGGGCGATCGTCCCGGTGCACATGTGCGGCGGCCAGGCGCGGATCGAGGCGATTATCGAGGAGGCGTGCCGCTTCGAGCTGCCGGTGATCGAAGACACCGCTCAGTCCTGCGGCGGGCGGATCGGGGGAAAGCACGTAGGGACTTACGGCCGCATGGGGACATTTTCCTTCGACTCGGTCAAGACCATGACGACCGGGGAAGGCGGCATGGTGCTTTTCCAGGACGAGGAAGCCTACATCCGGGCGAGCGAATACCACGACCACGGGCACGACCACGACCCCGCCGTGGGCCGGGGGCTCGAGAAGCGGAATTTCATCGGCTTCAACTTCCGGATGATGGAGCTGCAGGGGGCGCTCGGCCTGGCGCAGCTGCGCAAGCTCAACCGCGCGATCCTGGCCCCTCAGCGCGAGAACAAACGGCGCATCCAGGAGGTCCTCTCCAAGATCCCACAGGTGCAGCTCCGCTCATCCCCCGACCCTGACGGAGATATCGGGTCCTTCCTGATGTTTTCGCTTCCGACCGCCGATCAGGCGCGGTCCTTCGCCCAGGTGATGAAGGAGGCCGGATGCCCGCCGGTCTATTGGTACGACAACACCTGGCATTACTACGGGCACTGGGAGCACCTGCTGGGGGGGAAAACGCCTTTCCGGTCCGGGTATCCCTTCAGGACACCCGAAGGCGCGTTGCGCTGCGCCTATGACCCCGAGGCCTTGCCGCGCACCGCCGAGCGGCTTTCGCGCTGCCTGACCATCCCGATCCAGATCCGGATGGACGAACAGATCCCGAAGATCATCGCGGCCGTTCAGAAGGCCGCGGGGATCCTTTAG